One genomic window of Nicotiana sylvestris chromosome 10, ASM39365v2, whole genome shotgun sequence includes the following:
- the LOC104237871 gene encoding putative late blight resistance protein homolog R1A-4 — protein MAEECRDVISAINLVKGQHLGRTTITQLEDATKHLTRVAVFLTNLEKRYPENGISGQLRPLFLEARDGFSEICSRFPRFNLTIKMGNIAEKFKASKASKLQMISEVLKIIEHETIAKRIRASKPSRSSSRITMEMVGFVESLLGSVHRALFFISVGPAASLLDKKLRHLRVFFTLIAKRCIEHESMKDLFNHVEDVAYTAAYLCFLGSNCNMDGEFSKLLERVSRPFIPELRQIYLSALIGLKSSSSETTTILNAKYMLDFVSALREDLRPGCDGRIRWLQRGLSYLSRFLRDVESYPLPLGEVISLRLNMEALAIGAANAIYSSYDEHNTTEIDDVLFHLQLKFNYVKVEIDLIRLLTRQAAITIGPMKSLIDYVWSELIFFRNYFMDALKQFNEETKITVILTSIQSAISQAWSVCDSLCHDSEQEDSISNDTEQEDLVREMINCLHFQLLLKFKFIKAAIRQMYPSISASSTLDHPTISLLNFLPMNFEVIDSYFSMLKSSNTSSPHRPMMDEVLMGFHEYILKNLLLKDETNLTFTIAGEVKKFYGGLLLLVTYLIEPLVPHIECREQNNVSMGYGTIAIEAQSAMSLSYEDSMNSNNCREVNLVLQFLTVAFWLIKSEGSLMDILKHKATLEYQVLDLIESAREELIFIRSILMDLLRQHTELNKLDDILMHAEVTAKKLAILSDSCYEIFQDGSSTDIMRPWLSDSLQEIESVKVEFRKVCSQVLDVSPLTMTDGEGLINFLLNHQDKVPNNDAASFNESFMDGSSSENLELSSSDFLGVIESVKVEEVRNACNQVVDASPYEMRKTDGEGFINLLLTQQNKVLEYDTGSIFFLHNQISVVKDKLLDMGSLLVDIVRYRNMHLELKDLAKRIQDKNYICFFSIKGYIPAWYYTLYLSDVKQLIKLVEAEVKTICLKVPDSSSYSFPKTNGLGFLNCFLGKLEELLCSKLDLAVDLNHQIGSVKEGLLYLTSLIGHFSENYDEHDEVYGLITSVTVLAYKAEYVIDSCLAYSHPLWYKVLWISEVVENIKIVNKVVRETCERNKFEVTVHEVAKTSTNLAPSFSDNTQRTNEEMEGFQDTMDELKEQLLGGSPQLDVISIVGMPGLGKTTLAKKIYNDPTVTSHFDVHAQCLVTQIYSWRELLLTILNDVLEPADRNEKEDGELADELRRFLLTKRFLILIDDVWDNKVWDNLHMCFRDVRNGSRIILTTRLSDIANYVKCQSDPHHLRLFRDDESWTLLQKEVFQGETCPPELADVGSRIARRCRGLPLSVVLVAGVLKQKKKKLDLWKVVEESLGSQSIGSLEESMSIIGFSYKNLPHYLKPCFLYFGGFLQGKDIHVSKLTRLWEAEGFVQANKEKRQDDAAQGFLEDLIRRNLVMGMEKRPNTKVKTCRVHDLLHKFCMEKAKLENFLLQINSGEDVFPEQLEEYRLFVHSYQDEIDLWRPSRSNIRALLFNAIDLDNLLWPRDISFIFDSFKLVKVLDLESFNIGGTFPSEIQYLIQMRYFAAQTDANSIPSSIAKLRNLETFVVRGLGGEMILPCSLLKMVKLRHIHVNHRVSFGLHENMDESLSHSQLANLETFSTPRLSYGEDAEKILRKMPKLRKLSCIFSGTFGYSRKVMGRCVRFPRLEFLSHLESLKLVSNSYPAKLPHKFNFPSQLRELTLSKFRLPWNQISTIAELRNLVILKLSLRAFEGDHWEVKDSDFPELKYLKLDNLKVAQWSVSYDAFPKLEHLVLTKCKHLEKIPSHFDDAVSLKSIEVNWCNWSVANSAQEIQTTQREDMANDSFTVTIQPPDWAKRSSP, from the exons ATGGCTGAGGAGTGTCGCGATGTGATAAGTGCCATAAACCTTGTGAAGGGCCAGCATTTAGGTAGAACGACCATTACTCAATTGGAGGATGCTACAAAGCACCTAACGCGTGTAGCTGTATTTCTCACGAATCTGGAGAAGCGCTACCCTGAGAATGGGATATCTGGACAACTTAGGCCCCTATTTCTAGAAGCTCGTGATGGCTTTTCTGAGATATGTTCTCGTTTTCCTCGTTTCAACCTTACCATTAAAATGGGGAACATTGCTGagaaattcaaagcttcaaaggcATCAAAGCTTCAAATGATTTCAGAGGTGCTGAAAATAATTGAACATGAGACTATTGCTAAGCGAATCAGAGCTTCAAAGCCATCAAGATCATCTAGTCGAATCACTATGGAGATGGTGGGGTTTGTTGAATCTTTGCTTGGTTCTGTTCACCGTGCTCTGTTCTTTATTAGTGTAGGGCCTGCAGCATCTTTGCTTGACAAGAAGCTCCGACATCTACGAGTCTTCTTCACATTAATTGCAAAGCGGTGCATTGAGCATGAGAGTATGAAGGATCTCTTCAACCATGTTGAGGATGTAGCTTACACTGCTGCATACCTATGTTTCTTGGGGTCGAACTGCAATATGGATGGCGAGTTCTCTAAATTGCTGGAAAGGGTAAGTCGGCCCTTTATCCCAGAATTGAGGCAGATTTATCTGAGTGCCTTGATAGGGTTAAAGTCATCAAGCTCTGAGACTACTACAATATTGAATGCCAAATATATGCTGGATTTTGTTAGTGCTCTCCGGGAGGATCTAAGACCTGGATGTGATGGTCGAATTAGGTGGCTCCAAAGAGGACTTTCTTACCTTTCTCGATTTCTCAGGGACGTAGAATCTTATCCCCTTCCACTTGGAGAAGTGATTTCTCTTCGATTAAATATGGAAGCTCTGGCCATTGGGGCAGCAAATGCTATCTACTCCTCCTATGATGAGCACAACACTACTGAAATAGACGATGTGCTTTTTCATTTGCAACTGAAGTTTAATTATGTCAAGGTGGAAATCGATCTGATTCGGCTACTAACCCGTCAAGCCGCCATCACAATAGGTCCTATGAAATCTCTGATTGACTATGTTTGGAGTGAGCTGATATTCTTTAGAAATTATTTCATGGATGCATTAAAGCAGTTTAATGAGGAGACTAAGATAACTGTTATTTTGACTTCTATTCAATCTGCGATTAGCCAAGCATGGTCAGTCTGTGATTCTCTTTGTCATGACTCAGAGCAAGAAGACTCTATTTCTAATGATACGGAGCAAGAAGACTTGGTCAGGGAAATGATTAATTGCTTGCATTTTCAGTTGCTTCTTAAATTCAAGTTTATTAAGGCAGCGATTAGACAGATGTATCCCAGCATTTCTGCATCATCAACATTAGACCATCCCACGATAAGTCTGCTGAACTTTCTTCCTATGAACTTTGAGGTTATTGATTCCTATTTCAGCATGCTGAAATCCTCCAATACATCATCCCCACATAGGCCCATGATGGATGAGGTTTTGATGGGGTTTCATGAATATATTCTCAAAAATCTGCTACTGAAGGATGAAACCAATTTGACGTTTACTATTGCAGGTGAGGTCAAAAAGTTTTATGGTGGGTTATTGCTCCTGGTAACATATCTTATTGAACCTCTAGTTCCTCACATTGAATGTAGGGAGCAAAATAATGTCTCGATGGGATATGGAACCATTGCAATTGAGGCGCAATCTGCTATGAGTTTATCTTATGAGGATTCTATGAATAGCAACAACTGTAGGGAGGTCAATCTTGTTCTTCAATTTTTGACTGTGGCTTTCTGGCTTATCAAGTCTGAGGGAAGCTTGATGGATATACTAAAGCACAAAGCCACTTTGGAATATCAAGTTCTGGATCTGATTGAGAGTGCTCGTGAAGAGCTTATTTTCATTAGATCTATTCTCATGGATCTTCTCAGGCAACACACAGAACTTAACAAATTGGATGATATCTTAATGCATGCTGAAGTGACTGCGAAAAAGTTAGCAATACTCAGTGATTCTTGTTATGAAATTTTCCAGGACGGAAGCAGCACTGACATAATGAGGCCTTGGTTATCTGATTCTCTACAAGAGATTGAGTCTGTCAAGGTAGAGTTCAGAAAAGTATGCTCTCAAGTTCTGGATGTATCACCTTTGACCATGACAGATGGAGAAGGCCTTATTAATTTCTTATTAAACCACCAGGACAAGGTGCCGAACAATGATGCTGCTTCTTTTAATGAAAGTTTCATGGATGGAAGCAGCAGTGAGAATCTGGAACTTTCATCATCTGATTTTCTAGGGGTGATTGAGTCTGTCAAGGTAGAGGAGGTCAGAAATGCATGCAATCAAGTTGTGGATGCATCACCCTATGAGATGCGTAAGACAGATGGAGAAGGCTTTATCAATCTTCTGTTAACACAACAGAACAAGGTGCTGGAGTATGATACTGGTTCAATCTTTTTTCTGCATAATCAAATCTCAGTAGTTAAAGACAAACTATTGGACATGGGATCTTTACTTGTAGATATTGTACGGTACCGCAATATGCATCTTGAACTCAAAGATCTTGCTAAACGGATTCAAGATAAAAACTACATTTGTTTCTTCTCCATCAAGGGGTATATTCCTGCTTGGTATTACACATTATATCTCTCTGATGTCAAGCAGTTGATTAAGCTTGTTGAGGCAGAGGTAAAGACGATTTGTCTGAAAGTTCCAGATTCTTCAAGTTATAGCTTCCCCAAGACAAATGGGCTAGGATTTCTCAATTGCTTTTTGGGCAAATTGGAGGAGCTTTTATGTTCTAAGCTTGATTTGGCTGTCGACTTAAATCATCAGATTGGATCAGTCAAGGAGGGTTTACTGTATCTAACATCATTGATTGGTCATTTTTCAGAAAACTATGATGAGCATGATGAAGTTTATGGTCTTATAACAAGTGTTACTGTATTGGCATACAAGGCCGAGTATGTCATTGACTCATGCTTGGCCTATTCTCATCCACTCTGGTACAAAGTTCTTTGGATTTCTGAAGTTGTTGAGAATATTAAGATTGTAAATAAAGTTGTTAGGGAGACTTGTGAAAGAAACAAGTTTGAGGTGACAGTGCATGAAGTTGCAAAGACCTCCACTAATCTTGCACCGTCGTTTTCAGATAATACTCAAAGAACAAACGAAGAAATGGAGGGTTTCCAGGATACAATGGacgaattaaaggagcagctacTTGGAGGATCACCTCAACTAGATGTCATCTCAATCGTTGGCATGCCAGGATTGGGCAAGACTACATTAGCGAAGAAGATTTACAATGATCCAACAGTCACCTCTCACTTTGATGTCCATGCTCAAtgtcttgtgactcaaatatATTCATGGAGGGAGTTGTTGCTGACCATCTTGAATGATGTTCTTGAGCCTGCTGATCGCAATGAAAAAGAAGATGGTGAATTAGCTGATGAGCTACGCCGATTTTTGTTGACTAAGAGATTCTTGATTCTCATTGATGATGTGTGGGACAACAAAGTGTGGGACAATTTACATATGTGCTTCAGAGATGTTCGGAATGGGAGTAGAATTATTCTAACAACCCGGCTGAGTGACATTGCCAATTATGTTAAATGTCAAAGTGATCCCCATCATCTTCGTTTGTTCAGAGATGATGAGAGTTGGACATTGTTACAGAAAGAGGTATTTCAAGGGGAGACCTGTCCACCTGAACTTGCAGATGTGGGATCTCGGATAGCAAGGCGTTGTAGAGGGTTGCCTCTCTCAGTGGTGTTAGTAGCTGGTGTTCTgaaacagaaaaagaagaaactagATTTGTGGAAAGTAGTAGAAGAAAGTCTAGGTTCCCAGAGCATTGGCAGCTTAGAAGAGAGCATGTCTATAATTGGATTCAGTTACAAGAATTTACCACACTATCTTAAGCCTTGTTTTCTCTATTTTGGAGGATTTTTGCAGGGTAAGGATATTCATGTCTCAAAATTGACTCGGTTGTGGGAAGCCGAAGGGTTTGTACAAGCAAACAAGGAAAAAAGACAAGATGATGCCGCACAAGGTTTCTTGGAAGATCTTATTCGTAGAAATCTAGTAATGGGCATGGAGAAGAGACCCAATACCAAGGTGAAAACGTGCCGCGTTCATGATTTGTTGCATAAATTCTGCATGGAAAAGGCCAAACTAGAGAATTTCCTTCTCCAGATCAATAG TGGAGAGGATGTGTTCCCTGAACAGCTGGAGGAATACCGACTGTTTGTTCACTCTTACCAAGATGAAATCGATTTGTGGCGGCCATCTCGCTCAAATATCCGCGCTTTACTATTCAATGCAATTGATCTGGATAACTTGTTATGGCCGCGTGATATCTCCTTCATCTTTGACAGTTTCAAACTTGTTAAAGTGTTGGATTTAGAATCTTTCAACATTGGTGGTACTTTTCCCAGTGAAATACAATATCTAATTCAGATGAGGTACTTCGCTGCTCAAACTGATGCAAATTCAATTCCTTCATCTATAGCTAAGCTTAGGAATCTTGAGACTTTTGTGGTTAGAGGATTGGGAGGCGAGATGATTTTACCTTGTTCACTTCTAAAGATGGTGAAATTGAGGCATATACATGTAAACCATCGGGTTTCATTTGGTTTGCATGAGAACATGGATGAATCCCTTTCTCACTCTCAATTAGCTAATTTGGAAACCTTTTCTACTCCACGGCTCTCTTATGgtgaagatgcagagaagattttgaggaagatgcCAAAACTGAGAAAGTTGAGTTGCATATTTTCGGGGACATTTGGTTATTCAAGGAAAGTGATGGGTAGGTGCGTTCGTTTTCCCAGATTAGAGTTTCTAAGCCACCTTGAGTCCCTCAAGCTGGTTTCCAACAGCTATCCAGCTAAACTTCCTCACAAGTTCAATTTCCCCTCGCAACTAAGGGAATTGACTTTGTCCAAGTTTCGTTTACCTTGGAACCAAATTTCGACCATTGCAGAACTGCGCAACTTGGTGATTCTTAAGTTATCTCTCAGAGCTTTTGAAGGGGATCACTGGGAAGTGAAAGATTCAGACTTCCCTGAACTCAAATATTTAAAACTGGATAACCTCAAAGTTGCACAATGGTCTGTCTCTTATGATGCTTTTCCTAAGCTTGAACATTTGGTTTTAACGAAATGTAAGCATCTTGAGAAAATCCCTTCTCATTTTGATGATGCTGTATCTCTAAAAAGCATTGAGGTAAACTGGTGCAACTGGTCTGTTGCCAATTCAGCCCAAGAAATTCAAACAACACAACGTGAAGATATGGCAAATGATTCATTCACAGTTACCATACAGCCTCCAGATTGGGCTAAAAGATCATCTCCTTGA